A stretch of Streptomyces vietnamensis DNA encodes these proteins:
- the dnaK gene encoding molecular chaperone DnaK, with protein sequence MVRSVGIDLGTTNSVVSVLEGGEPTVVANAEGARTTPSVVAFAKGGDVLVGELAKRQAVTNVDRTVRSVKRHMGEADWRFPASGEVDGKRYTAQEISARVLQKLKRDAGAYLGEEVTDAVVTVPAYFNDSQRTATKEAGEIAGLNVLRIVNEPTAAALAYGLDKENDQTVLVFDLGGGTFDVSLLEIGEGVVEVKATNGDTHLGGDDWDQRVVDHLVKQFKNGYGVDLSKDRMAVQRLREAAEKAKIELSSATETSINLPYVTASAEGPLHLEEKLTRAQFEKMTEDLLERCRTPFHQAVDDARIQVADIDHVILVGGSTRMPAVTDLVRSLTGKDPHKGVNPDEVVAVGAALQAGVLKGEVKDVLLLDVTPLSLGIETKGGIMTKLIERNTTVPTRRSEIFTTAEDNQPSVTIQVYQGEREIAAYNKKLGMFELTGLPPAPRGVPQIEVAFDIDANGIMHVTAKDLGTGKEQKMTVTGGSSLPKDDIERMMRDAEAHAEEDRRRREAAETHNQGEQLVYQTEKLLKDNEGKVPGDVKAEVEAALGELKEKLKGESAPGDNTAEIRTAVDRLSTVAQRIGAAMYSSPQQAPSDAGPTAGGEEDIVDAEIVDEDKREGGGG encoded by the coding sequence ATGGTTCGGTCGGTGGGTATCGATCTGGGAACGACGAACTCGGTCGTGTCCGTCCTCGAGGGCGGTGAGCCGACGGTCGTCGCGAACGCGGAGGGTGCGCGGACCACCCCGTCCGTGGTCGCCTTCGCCAAGGGCGGTGACGTGCTGGTCGGCGAGCTGGCCAAGCGGCAGGCCGTGACGAACGTGGACCGCACCGTGAGGTCGGTCAAGCGGCACATGGGAGAAGCCGACTGGCGGTTCCCCGCGAGCGGCGAGGTCGACGGCAAGCGGTACACCGCCCAGGAGATCTCCGCCCGCGTGCTGCAGAAGCTGAAGCGCGACGCCGGGGCCTACCTGGGGGAGGAGGTCACGGACGCGGTGGTCACCGTGCCCGCGTACTTCAACGACTCCCAGAGGACCGCCACGAAGGAGGCGGGCGAGATCGCGGGGCTCAACGTCCTGCGCATCGTGAACGAGCCGACCGCGGCCGCGCTCGCGTACGGCCTGGACAAGGAGAACGATCAGACGGTCCTCGTCTTCGACCTCGGTGGCGGCACCTTCGACGTGTCCCTCCTAGAGATCGGTGAGGGCGTCGTGGAGGTGAAGGCCACCAACGGGGACACGCACCTCGGTGGTGACGACTGGGACCAGCGCGTCGTCGACCACCTGGTCAAGCAGTTCAAGAACGGGTACGGCGTCGATCTGTCCAAGGACAGGATGGCGGTGCAGCGGCTGCGCGAGGCCGCGGAGAAGGCGAAGATCGAGCTGTCGTCGGCGACCGAGACGTCCATCAACCTGCCGTACGTCACGGCCTCCGCCGAGGGCCCGCTGCACCTGGAGGAGAAGCTCACCCGGGCGCAGTTCGAGAAGATGACGGAAGACCTCCTGGAGCGCTGCAGGACGCCGTTCCACCAGGCGGTCGACGACGCGCGGATCCAGGTCGCCGACATCGACCACGTCATCCTGGTCGGCGGCTCCACCCGGATGCCCGCGGTGACCGATCTGGTGCGCTCGCTCACCGGCAAGGACCCGCACAAGGGCGTGAACCCCGACGAGGTCGTCGCCGTCGGCGCGGCCCTGCAGGCCGGTGTCCTGAAGGGCGAGGTCAAGGACGTCCTGCTCCTCGACGTGACCCCGCTGTCCCTCGGCATCGAGACCAAGGGCGGCATCATGACCAAGCTGATCGAGCGCAACACCACGGTCCCGACCCGGCGCTCGGAGATCTTCACCACCGCCGAGGACAACCAGCCCTCGGTGACCATTCAGGTCTACCAGGGCGAGCGCGAGATCGCGGCGTACAACAAGAAGCTCGGCATGTTCGAGCTGACCGGTCTGCCGCCGGCCCCGCGTGGCGTCCCGCAGATCGAGGTCGCCTTCGACATCGACGCCAACGGCATCATGCACGTCACGGCCAAGGACCTCGGCACGGGCAAGGAGCAGAAGATGACCGTCACCGGCGGCTCCTCGCTGCCGAAGGACGACATCGAGCGGATGATGCGCGACGCCGAGGCCCATGCCGAGGAGGACCGGCGCCGCCGCGAGGCCGCCGAGACCCACAACCAGGGCGAGCAGCTCGTCTACCAGACCGAGAAGCTGCTCAAGGACAACGAGGGCAAGGTCCCCGGTGACGTCAAGGCCGAGGTCGAGGCCGCGCTCGGCGAGCTGAAGGAGAAGCTCAAGGGCGAGTCCGCCCCAGGCGACAATACAGCCGAGATCCGCACCGCCG